A window of Hevea brasiliensis isolate MT/VB/25A 57/8 unplaced genomic scaffold, ASM3005281v1 Scaf7, whole genome shotgun sequence genomic DNA:
TGAAAATTTGAGCCAGAGTTCCCCTCCCccacaaacaaaaaaaaaaaaagaaaaccttaATGCAAATTAAAAATCacttgtaataaaaataaaaatagataaaagaataaGAAAAGGATTGCAATTCATTTGAAGATTATAGCAGGCTGATTGACATAGTAATCTAAGCTGAAAAAAGGCCAGAAAGGAATTTATATTGATTTTATGATTCGAATTAACAAAACAGAGCAACAATAGTTCTACCAACAACATCACAATATTAAGAAAAGAAGCAAAGGGATATGCATATTAACAAAATCTATGGTGTTACCTTTTTCCGGTAACAGAGCTTGGTTTTGATGAGATCGAATGGGAATTTATACAAATGGGTTTCAATCTTTAATAATGGGAAAATTAGTCAGCAAAACAAAAGATCCGATTTTTATATATCAAAATTATAGGGTTTTTGGAGGAATCAAGAGAACTATGCTTTTGAAATCAAATATAAAATGGGCTTCATAGGATCATAGGAAGAAACCTAAATTAAAGCTTCCAAACAAAAAATGTCGTTGTTTTCGATTCCCACCAATTTTTTGTCAGAATTTTCCTTTTGTCTTCTTTTTTCCCCTTTCTGGCTTCTCATGAGTTTTCTTTTGCGTGGTAACTGGTAAGGTTACTAAATCAGATCAAATCAGTTGAGTCTGTTTTTCAcatcaaattattttaaaataatttaaattttaattattaaaaaataaaataaaataaataaaattattgaaattatatcTAAATTCTCATAATCttattctcaaaaaaaaaaaaaaaaagaaaatcacataTATCCTCATTATTCCTCATTatccttctcttttttttttcatttttaatgaaataataataataataataattttaaataaaaattattaaattttaaataataatattatacatAAAAGAAATTACAATAAAAATGCCAAGcaattaaaatgatttagagatatCACTATTTTTAATATACATCAAATAATTGAAATATATTTGCATGAGAAGTTTAATGAACAATAGCAATATATTTTTtacattttgattttaattttatgattgaacttcatctttctttaaagaaaatcatatttagagaataataattgaaattaaatttgtatgtgtaatgaaaataaatatattcAATTGATGCAAAGCCTCTTTTTTTATGCTGTTCATACAATTAATAATTgaaatttcaaagtatcaaacaaTATTTTCCAAGTGAAGAAATATCACTATTCTTTGCTGCTGCCAGTCAAGTGTATATTGTTTATTCTATTATTTTCTGGCATTGCTAAgatcaaaggaaaaaaaatattttcctgacaagaccatattcatagcaaatgtacCATATTTCTGATGGTCTGCAACAACAGATCATCCAACAAACTACATTTTCTGGATCACATTAGCATCTGTTAAAACTTCAGAAATTAGTGGATATATTGgggaaaaaaatcaattaatgaaCATAGGATACAAAATACATTTTTCAGATTGGActataataaaaattcaataatctTTGTAAAATCTTCTGATAACAATCTTATATGCTGTGTTTCCACCAACATATAGCTGGGAAGATTTCCTGTGAAGTGGCATAAAGAATTTAGCAATAACTGAAcaaaattttgattttatggattgaataaatcatCCTAAAAACGTAGCAATGACTAAGCTAACtaccatgaaaaataaataaaggcCGACAAGGCAAAAGCCCCAGGATTTAGGCACCCGAAATCTGGACCAAGTGATAACTAGCAGAGATCCCATCAGGCTCAAGAGCAAGAACACAAATGCAATCACAATACCAGTGTGGAGATGAAGTTCATAAGCTTTTGGATAAATATCAGCTGTTTGCATCACCAATGCTGTCCCAAGTCCAACAAGCATATTAAACATTGGCCCAGCAAAGCACCCAGCCATGGCCATTGCTGGCTGCCCTGCTCTGGCAACTGCAACATCAGCCACAAGATCACCCACTGAGTTTCCCCAAGCAAGTACCGTAAGGCCCAGAATTGAAGGATGCACTTTAAGAAGCATTCCAATTGCCACCAAGCAGTCTAGCAGTTCTCCAGCAACAGTAGATATCCAGAAGACACTCATTATAAATGCCACAAGCACTACAGGCATTTGCTCGGTCTTTGGAGATTCCTTTTCCAATATGAAGTGAAGAAGTGCAAGAGAGGAGCTTGCCAGGAGTACTATGAACCAGAGTGGGAAATGAGTGTTTGGAAGGAGGAACACTATGGGATGATCTAACGGCATGAATGAGTTGCAAGTATATAGAAGTGCTAGAGGACAAAGAATTATATTGGCAGATACGTAGAACCTGCTCCATTCTGAAGGAGCAGTTTGTGGAATTGTGAGCTTAAGAAGAAACGAGATTGGGCGCTCCCATACTTTTGAGATCTGTAAGAAAcacatgacaaaataaaaaaattataaaaggaagtaaggaacTAAACAAAAAGTCAAATACAAGTTcccaattaaaaaaatttacatatCATTTATTGTTTGGCTTTGTACTAGAGGGTGACAATGAATCAAGAAATATATGCATATGAAATCCACACAACAAACATATATATAAAGGGTTTACTAATATAGAGGGCCTCTGGAAAAACTAGAGGAGCAACATAGAGCATTTCCCATTTTGCCAGCAAAATGAACACCTACACACTTTGCTTTGGGCTACTGGATTTTGGTAAACCCCAAAGCTTCAAGTCATCCTTCAAAAAACAAAACAATAATTTCCCAAATGTTTAATGCCCCTTCTATTAGTCACTTCCACAGTTGTCAAGTAGCAATGTGCACCAGGCCCTAAGGCCAGCGCCTCTACAGGGATGAGACAGACACAGAGTGTGCCAGCTGCAAGGTACAAGGCGTGGAAGGGAGAGTCGCCAATAAAGGCCGCCAGCACTACAATGGCAACTCCCTGATCTACCAGAATCCAATGTAGACATTATGGAAAGAGTCTGGAAATTCTGTCGCATCAATTCTCTCTTCTCCCGCCTTATTCTGGTTCCTCTCTCTTTGTCCATTCTCTTCTTTTCTATGATGATATATAAAGCATTACTGATTACCGAAATATTAGCCGCCACTTCCCTTGGCAGGCTGCAAAGTACATAATAGAGGGGGTGGGAACTCAAGGTGCAAGTGCTATGCTTACTTATAGCCCAATTTGAAGGGCACAAATTTTTTTATGGGCCTGCAAACAAAAGTCAAGTAAACTCTATTTTATGCACATGTGAAGGTTTTATTTTCATCTCagcaaaatgaaaatttttttacattttatcATCACAAACGCGTGATGCGAATAATCAGAATTCTTATTTATGAATCTTTggtcctttttcttcttctaacctTCCCCAAGCAAGTGCCTGCACTTTGCACCATCAATAAATAGGTAAAATCTATATCATTTTCATAGCATCATCTTAAGATGAAATACTGGAATACCAACACTATCAAAACTCAGTACTAATTCAAGTAAAGAAATAAGACATTTAAATgtaccctaaaaaaaaaaaaactgagttCATAATGTAAGCTGTTTAATGCACAATGACTTATTTTAACTTAAATTGCATAAGCCAAGTGGCGCCAATCAGTGGTGTTGGATTCCAACATCTCAATAAAACAGAGGTTGCTCACAGGCGATGAAGATTAAAACTAGAAACTCTACATAAAGTGACTGCAAAATTAAACATCTTTTAAATGCAAGTCCCAATTTCCCTTCCAGTCTGGGAAGAAATATAGAACTATCCAGAATTCATTGTGCAATTTAGTAGTTACCTTGTTGAATACTAAAAAACAATGAGGAGAATGCCCTATCCTATAAACTATCACAAACAGATAATTGAGAAGAGAAAATTGATAACAGTCTAACTCCCCCCCACCAAAAAAAGGCTTCGCAAACAGAAAATAACTAATATCTCATAGCTAACCACAACTTAACATTCAAAAGAACACAAACATCACAATTATTTAGATATTGCATTAATTTCAAAGAAGAACACTATAATTACCTTTCCATAAGCCCTTTCAAACAACCCAGAAACCTGCTTCTCCTCCTCCAAAGTGCTAACCACCACTTCTCCGCCTTTCTCAAAATGCATTTCTCCTCCTTTCTCATAATCCGTTTCTCCTCCATCCCTTTTACGAACAACCCCAGTTCCCAAATCCATCCAAAACACAAACCCAACAAAGAACATGTAAAATCCAACGAATCCGACAGCCTGCCAAAAAGTTATCTCCCCACTCAAATACACGTAAAACAGAAACAAAGCCCCCACCAAATAAAATCCAACATCCCTCAGAAAAGACCCAGGATCCACATTAAATGGTGCTGCATATATCGCCACAAATCCAACCACAAACGCGGAAACAAAAGTACCAGCAGACAGTATAGCCCCAAACCCAGTTCTGTACTGCCCAGACCGAACTGCCGCCAGAGATGCAAAAACATCGGGTGCCCCATTACCAAGAGCCAAAAGGGTCACTCCACCCATGCTTGGAGAGAGGTTTAAGTGATTGGTGAGCTTGGTGGTGACAATAGAGAAATGGGATTGGGCTGTTTTGATGAGTATATAAAAATGAAGGAGAATGaacaaagaaagggaaggaaTCGAGAGGAAAAGATTCCCCTTGAAAAGGCAAAAGTGGAGAGAAAGGTAGTTGATGAGGCCATTCGTGGGGGAAAGGGAGGagcaagagagagggagagtcTGGTTCTGGGTTTGGGAGAGGAGAGATCTGTGGGGGATTTGAGGAGATGTTGAGGACTGGAGCGGTGATTTGGAGAAAAGGAAAATGGAGAGGAGGGTCAAGGAGAGTGCTGCAATGGAATTGAGGAggagggaagagagagagaaggccATGCCATTTCACAAAAGATTTGGGTCTCCAGTTAAGCGAGCGCGTTTGTATCTACTTTTACTACAAGCGATGAGCTTGCACTTGATGGACATCAGGTAACTGTTGTAGATCTTTCACAAGTATATATAAGCGACATTTTTGTTCGTTTGTCATTGGATCATTCACCATTGGACGCGTTTTCCAACGAAAACTCACCATTCATTCCCCAAAACCACAAGTAAAAAAGCAACCTTTTTGCCTTTTGGGTTGAGAAATGGGGTGATGGAATCAAGGCTGGCAGTGGAAGCTGCTCTGTTTGGCCCTCCCTCAAGACACTTGTCACGGAGTAAGAGTTTATGGAGATTATATTTGTGGGGTTACACATTTCGGTGGACAATTTGATGCATGTATTTTAGATtattatttaagtataatttttatatataatttatcttTGTTTATagttattattatagatattagtatatatttaattaattttataattttcatattttttaatttaatttttaaaatttatttattttatagattaaatttgaagaaatttgatatattttgattagaatagccatttggaggaaattagagttgaattgtaaaaatttttaaagttgagtaaaaaatgacCGAGAGTTACACAACCtatttagcttatgtcgcaggctgtgtcgatcgtcagatattcaggcagattgttacacaacccgcgacacaatccGCGACATAACCGATtcagcttatgtcatttttattgGAAATGGCTGACATGACATTTCCGTTACTCTGATtttatacctcactttctctggaatcttccacctttttacccattctagggcagtcccctcacctatataaagtctcctttatcattttctttccataaggagaaagggaggcatttttggcaagaaagaaggagagaaagagaggaagacGGGATTCATTTTTCCAGCAGCTGCAGGGGCATTTTCTGCACTTTCCAGCAGCAGCTTCTTctgcatttttctgggtttttctattccttaacttagatttccattatttcttcatttatacatttgggtttgtcttgaaacgatgatttgtgagtagttgtttgagattctagagatgggtttgtaaatattactTTGTATTATGGTTTTGAACTAATTTAGTCACTTAAATGaggtttgttacattttgatttattacttgtgagcttgttgccttgcttgatgaatgggccctcattaagttaagctttaatccttaatagatggactgaaaagtgaatattagggatagataatc
This region includes:
- the LOC110658046 gene encoding cation/calcium exchanger 5, whose product is MAFSLSSLLLNSIAALSLTLLSIFLFSKSPLQSSTSPQIPHRSLLSQTQNQTLPLSCSSLSPTNGLINYLSLHFCLFKGNLFLSIPSLSLFILLHFYILIKTAQSHFSIVTTKLTNHLNLSPSMGGVTLLALGNGAPDVFASLAAVRSGQYRTGFGAILSAGTFVSAFVVGFVAIYAAPFNVDPGSFLRDVGFYLVGALFLFYVYLSGEITFWQAVGFVGFYMFFVGFVFWMDLGTGVVRKRDGGETDYEKGGEMHFEKGGEVVVSTLEEEKQVSGLFERAYGKISKVWERPISFLLKLTIPQTAPSEWSRFYVSANIILCPLALLYTCNSFMPLDHPIVFLLPNTHFPLWFIVLLASSSLALLHFILEKESPKTEQMPVVLVAFIMSVFWISTVAGELLDCLVAIGMLLKVHPSILGLTVLAWGNSVGDLVADVAVARAGQPAMAMAGCFAGPMFNMLVGLGTALVMQTADIYPKAYELHLHTGIVIAFVFLLLSLMGSLLVITWSRFRVPKSWGFCLVGLYLFFMVVSLVIATFLG